The following are encoded together in the Bradymonas sediminis genome:
- a CDS encoding hotdog domain-containing protein, which yields MNEQPRTHLEINPELCGEVVALAVGRAQVELVATSVMAADERGLVHGGFVFGLADYAAMLAVNDPNVVLGAAEARFLAPVTVGQKIIAYAEVEEEAGKKRRVEAYAKVGDVEVFRAKFTAFVLEKHVLDQ from the coding sequence ATGAATGAACAACCCAGAACGCATCTTGAGATTAATCCCGAATTATGCGGCGAAGTGGTGGCGCTAGCGGTTGGCCGCGCGCAGGTTGAGCTGGTCGCAACCTCGGTGATGGCGGCCGATGAACGAGGGCTCGTTCATGGAGGCTTTGTGTTCGGTCTGGCCGATTACGCGGCGATGCTCGCGGTCAACGACCCCAATGTCGTACTTGGGGCGGCCGAAGCCCGCTTTCTGGCGCCTGTGACGGTCGGCCAAAAGATCATCGCATACGCTGAAGTTGAAGAGGAGGCGGGGAAGAAGCGACGGGTCGAGGCTTACGCGAAGGTGGGCGATGTCGAGGTGTTTCGGGCGAAGTTCACGGCGTTTGTACTCGAGAAACACGTCCTCGACCAATAA
- a CDS encoding HupE/UreJ family protein yields MMLNISSDAKRSGMILATVLVGAAAVMLPALAQAHPGHGAHEVGFMAGILHPLTGLDHLLALLGVGLWSQQQQGAARVWMPVSFAAAILGGAALAGFGVALPGMELGIAASVLILGLLVASARALPLSWAVSLGAFFAVFHGYAHIAELPTTSALTSYVVGFMTMSVLAMAGGAALAGVFERLASRDYIARAAGVGIAAAGAFFAIAA; encoded by the coding sequence ATGATGTTGAATATTTCCAGTGACGCAAAGCGTAGTGGCATGATCTTGGCGACGGTTCTGGTGGGCGCGGCGGCGGTGATGCTGCCGGCGCTTGCGCAGGCACACCCGGGACATGGCGCTCATGAGGTGGGTTTTATGGCGGGGATTCTGCATCCGCTTACCGGCCTTGACCATCTCCTGGCGTTGCTCGGCGTTGGGCTTTGGAGCCAGCAGCAGCAGGGCGCCGCGCGGGTTTGGATGCCGGTGAGCTTCGCGGCGGCTATCCTTGGGGGCGCCGCGCTCGCCGGGTTTGGCGTGGCTTTGCCAGGCATGGAGCTTGGCATCGCCGCATCGGTGTTAATTTTGGGGCTACTCGTTGCTTCGGCTCGCGCGCTGCCACTGAGTTGGGCGGTGTCGCTTGGGGCGTTCTTCGCTGTCTTCCACGGCTACGCCCATATCGCCGAGTTACCCACGACCTCCGCGCTCACCAGCTACGTCGTCGGCTTTATGACGATGTCCGTGCTCGCCATGGCTGGCGGCGCGGCGTTGGCTGGAGTCTTTGAGCGCCTCGCTTCGCGCGATTATATCGCGCGCGCGGCCGGCGTTGGAATCGCCGCGGCGGGGGCGTTTTTCGCCATCGCGGCCTGA
- a CDS encoding cysteine desulfurase family protein: MKRIYLDWNATAPMLPEARDAMIEALSGVHGNASSVHHEGQVARTVIERARRAVATAVGAKAQSVVLTGGATESNNQVLRHHIVEHARPSLVSSAVEHPSVMEVVRELGQKEVPCVVWPVDSRGRLDLAWLRARFVEAAAEDSQLASPTMVSVMWANNEVGNVYPIDEIAALVHEFGALLHVDATQALGRVPVDFEAAGVDLMALSFHKMGGPKGIGAIVAREGLKIEATLAGGHQERGRRPGTENVPAAAGLSGALKALAEQGEAWGEALRKKRAVFLEALAEQSIEYELRGDLENHLPNTLNVAFKGIDGEDLLLALDLEGVSASSGSACTAGSLEPSHVVLAMGFEERDARRSVRFSFGPSTPEEDLVEAAKRVGVLVTRLSGYAAQG, from the coding sequence GTGAAACGTATTTATCTAGATTGGAACGCGACCGCACCGATGCTCCCCGAAGCCCGTGATGCGATGATCGAGGCGCTCTCGGGCGTGCATGGCAACGCGTCGAGCGTGCATCACGAGGGGCAGGTCGCGCGCACCGTGATCGAGCGGGCCAGGCGCGCGGTGGCCACGGCCGTGGGCGCCAAGGCTCAGTCGGTGGTGCTGACGGGCGGGGCGACCGAGAGCAATAATCAGGTGCTTCGCCATCATATCGTGGAGCATGCGCGGCCGTCGCTGGTGTCGAGCGCCGTGGAGCATCCCTCGGTGATGGAGGTCGTGCGCGAGCTCGGCCAAAAAGAGGTGCCCTGCGTGGTGTGGCCGGTGGACTCGCGCGGACGTCTGGACCTGGCGTGGCTGCGCGCGCGCTTTGTCGAGGCTGCGGCCGAAGATTCGCAGCTCGCCTCGCCCACGATGGTCAGCGTGATGTGGGCCAATAACGAAGTTGGCAATGTCTACCCGATCGATGAGATCGCCGCGCTCGTCCACGAGTTCGGCGCGCTTTTGCATGTCGACGCGACCCAGGCCCTCGGGCGGGTGCCGGTCGACTTTGAGGCGGCGGGTGTTGATCTGATGGCGCTGTCTTTTCATAAGATGGGCGGCCCGAAGGGAATCGGCGCGATCGTCGCGCGTGAGGGCCTTAAAATTGAGGCGACCCTCGCCGGCGGGCATCAGGAGCGCGGGCGACGCCCGGGCACCGAGAATGTGCCGGCCGCCGCGGGTTTGAGCGGGGCGCTCAAAGCCCTGGCCGAGCAGGGCGAGGCGTGGGGCGAGGCGCTGCGCAAAAAGCGGGCGGTCTTTTTGGAGGCGTTGGCCGAGCAATCAATCGAGTACGAGCTGCGCGGCGACCTGGAGAATCATCTTCCCAATACCTTGAACGTCGCGTTCAAGGGCATCGACGGCGAAGATCTGCTGCTCGCGCTGGACCTCGAAGGGGTGTCGGCGTCGAGCGGGTCGGCCTGCACGGCGGGCTCCCTGGAGCCGAGTCACGTGGTGCTGGCGATGGGCTTTGAGGAGCGCGACGCCCGGCGATCGGTGCGGTTTAGCTTCGGGCCGTCGACCCCTGAGGAGGATCTGGTCGAGGCGGCCAAGCGCGTCGGCGTGCTCGTCACCCGCCTGAGCGGCTACGCCGCGCAGGGTTAA
- a CDS encoding PilZ domain-containing protein → MNEIDWEDVFYDADFFTPDKREQDRHDLRVKVAWMIDSRQYTGVSNDISSGGLFVATEQIPEHGVECKLAFKLPNCEEPIRAIARVAWSRPEAGDTPEEPCGFGVEFLQLSPRGKESLHEYIELSDALLFSGSDF, encoded by the coding sequence ATGAACGAGATCGATTGGGAAGACGTATTTTACGATGCGGACTTTTTTACCCCTGATAAGCGGGAGCAAGACCGTCATGATTTGCGGGTGAAGGTCGCCTGGATGATCGATTCTCGCCAATATACCGGTGTCTCAAACGACATCAGTTCGGGAGGGCTATTTGTCGCGACTGAGCAAATTCCGGAGCACGGCGTAGAGTGCAAATTGGCGTTTAAATTGCCGAATTGCGAGGAACCCATCCGCGCGATTGCGCGCGTGGCCTGGAGCCGCCCCGAAGCCGGAGATACCCCCGAGGAGCCCTGCGGTTTTGGGGTGGAGTTTCTGCAGCTCTCGCCGCGCGGAAAGGAGAGCCTGCACGAATATATCGAGCTCAGCGATGCCCTCCTATTTAGCGGCTCGGATTTCTGA
- the rnc gene encoding ribonuclease III gives MDKEREAEALRGKDDACWAQLQERVGYEFRQLELLVRALTHRSFVNEATQGKGAAAVAAVGGDNQRLEFLGDAVLGVIVSHELFRRDRQVQEGALSTRQAQIVCEPSLAAAARHIDLGKFLRLGRGEHDSGGRDKDSLLADAFEALLAAIYLDGGLDAAHAVVVAHLGNALADVRQGAAPEDYKSRLQTVIQRDKAVQPEYRIIGESGPAHAREFVAEVFVDSVSIGSGKGRSKKVAEQQAAQRALMKLEAAVDAGEHDSTSDLD, from the coding sequence ATGGATAAAGAGAGAGAGGCCGAGGCGCTTCGGGGCAAAGACGACGCCTGTTGGGCGCAACTCCAGGAGCGCGTGGGCTACGAGTTTCGGCAGCTTGAGCTGCTGGTGCGCGCGCTGACGCACCGCTCCTTCGTCAACGAAGCGACGCAGGGCAAGGGGGCGGCGGCGGTTGCGGCGGTCGGCGGAGATAATCAACGCCTTGAGTTTTTGGGCGACGCGGTCCTCGGCGTCATCGTGTCGCATGAGCTTTTTCGGCGCGATCGCCAGGTTCAAGAAGGGGCGCTGTCGACCCGGCAGGCGCAGATTGTCTGTGAGCCATCGCTGGCCGCCGCTGCGCGACATATCGACCTGGGCAAATTCCTTCGCCTGGGACGCGGCGAGCACGATTCGGGCGGGCGTGATAAAGACAGTCTGCTGGCCGACGCCTTCGAGGCCCTCTTGGCGGCGATTTATTTGGACGGCGGTCTCGACGCCGCCCACGCCGTGGTGGTGGCTCATCTGGGCAACGCGCTCGCCGATGTGCGCCAGGGCGCGGCTCCCGAGGACTATAAAAGTCGCCTTCAGACCGTAATTCAGCGTGACAAGGCCGTGCAGCCCGAGTATCGCATCATTGGCGAGAGTGGCCCGGCGCACGCGCGGGAGTTCGTCGCAGAAGTATTTGTTGACTCGGTGTCGATTGGCAGCGGAAAAGGGCGCTCCAAAAAAGTCGCCGAACAGCAAGCTGCCCAACGCGCGCTGATGAAGTTGGAAGCTGCAGTTGACGCTGGAGAACACGATTCGACGTCGGATTTAGACTGA
- a CDS encoding FIST signal transduction protein yields the protein MKWTTAVSQNSHATLAFREACAQLELPKGAAADVLLVFFSDHHVDNARDLALAMTSDFPNAVAVGCNAEGVVGSADIGEAQPSLSVMVGHLPGVKVRPMRFEAERHDHHDFDWRGELQVADGDTPHFLILSQAEGFETEGLLTALDRAFPSAQLFGALTEASATTGTCLILEGHVYRSGAVGLAFSGNVRVDTVVAQTCRPIGQPLIVTEHTQNIIHQFNSGNPMEVFQRLVADLDPDDRKLAQHAMFVGIGVENKTGVYRPGDFVLRNLIGFNPKTGDLAIAAPIRDLDIIQFHLMDPQSIGTEFNRAMGNFAAKLDADAMPNGALLFSGISSAENRSDKALEESDILRDHFGCTPLGGFFSEGEIAPVGRTPCVHGFASTVVFFRSRF from the coding sequence ATGAAATGGACGACAGCGGTATCACAAAATTCGCACGCGACGCTGGCCTTTCGTGAGGCATGCGCGCAGCTTGAACTGCCGAAAGGCGCCGCAGCCGACGTCTTATTGGTCTTCTTCTCCGACCACCACGTAGACAACGCGCGCGACCTGGCCCTGGCGATGACCAGCGACTTCCCCAACGCGGTCGCGGTGGGTTGCAACGCCGAAGGCGTCGTCGGCTCGGCGGATATCGGGGAGGCTCAACCGTCGCTGTCGGTCATGGTGGGGCACCTGCCCGGGGTGAAGGTTCGCCCGATGCGCTTTGAGGCCGAGCGCCACGACCACCACGACTTTGATTGGCGAGGCGAATTGCAAGTGGCCGACGGCGATACGCCACATTTTTTGATCCTGTCGCAGGCGGAGGGCTTTGAGACCGAGGGGCTGCTGACCGCGCTCGACCGCGCGTTCCCGAGCGCGCAGCTCTTCGGGGCGTTGACCGAGGCGAGCGCGACGACCGGCACCTGCCTTATCCTCGAGGGGCATGTCTATCGAAGCGGCGCCGTCGGGCTCGCCTTTTCGGGCAATGTCCGCGTCGACACCGTCGTCGCCCAGACCTGTCGCCCCATCGGTCAGCCGCTTATCGTGACCGAGCATACCCAAAATATCATTCATCAATTTAATAGCGGCAACCCGATGGAGGTCTTCCAGCGGCTGGTGGCGGACCTTGACCCCGACGACCGTAAGCTCGCCCAACACGCGATGTTTGTGGGCATTGGCGTCGAGAATAAGACCGGGGTCTATCGCCCCGGAGACTTCGTGCTGCGCAACCTCATTGGCTTCAACCCGAAGACCGGCGACCTGGCCATCGCCGCTCCCATTCGGGACCTTGATATTATCCAATTTCACCTGATGGACCCGCAGAGTATTGGGACCGAATTCAACCGCGCCATGGGCAACTTCGCCGCGAAACTCGACGCCGACGCGATGCCGAACGGGGCGCTTCTTTTCAGCGGCATCTCATCGGCTGAGAACCGAAGCGATAAGGCGCTCGAAGAGTCCGATATTCTGCGCGACCATTTCGGCTGTACACCCCTGGGTGGCTTCTTTTCGGAGGGGGAAATCGCCCCGGTCGGCCGGACCCCCTGCGTCCACGGCTTTGCCAGCACGGTGGTCTTTTTTCGCAGTCGCTTTTAG
- the gmk gene encoding guanylate kinase — MAVKSVKDTMKKGVLFIVCGPSGVGKTTLAQHLLESCDRLTPSVSYTTRAPRKGEVDGVDYHFVDEDAFVEMRDRDQFAEWARVHGNFYGTPVAGILQAWKDDRDVLFDIDYQGASQLQERFPEDARSVLVIPPSIQVLEKRLRGRATDADAVIAQRLDAARHELAQFELYDYIIENDDFDVALQRLTAIYQACTQQMPLFRNRMMELLGE; from the coding sequence ATGGCAGTAAAATCCGTGAAGGACACTATGAAAAAGGGCGTTTTATTTATCGTCTGCGGACCCTCGGGGGTCGGCAAAACTACCCTCGCGCAACACCTGCTCGAGTCCTGCGACCGGCTCACGCCCAGCGTGAGTTATACGACGCGGGCGCCTCGAAAGGGGGAGGTCGACGGCGTGGACTATCATTTCGTCGACGAGGACGCGTTTGTCGAAATGCGCGACCGCGACCAATTCGCGGAGTGGGCGCGGGTGCATGGGAATTTCTACGGCACGCCGGTGGCCGGGATTCTTCAGGCATGGAAGGACGACCGCGACGTGCTCTTCGATATCGACTACCAGGGCGCCTCGCAGCTGCAGGAGCGGTTTCCGGAGGATGCGCGCTCGGTGCTCGTGATTCCGCCGTCGATTCAGGTGCTCGAGAAGCGCCTGCGCGGCCGGGCCACCGACGCCGACGCCGTAATCGCGCAGCGCTTGGACGCCGCGCGCCACGAACTCGCCCAATTCGAGCTCTACGATTATATCATCGAGAATGACGACTTTGACGTCGCCTTGCAGCGACTCACCGCCATTTACCAGGCATGCACCCAACAGATGCCGTTGTTTCGCAATCGCATGATGGAATTGTTGGGCGAATAA
- the mnmA gene encoding tRNA 2-thiouridine(34) synthase MnmA, whose product MLDDDTAISGAVEGRVVVAMSGGVDSSVAAALLAEAGYDAVGISMRLYATPQENYTKSCCSPDDLFDARTVASSLGIPFYVANYQDAFKERVIDYFIDEYRYGRTPNPCVACNNHLKFDILLKRSLALGATFLATGHYARIDRSGEHPVMRMGVDRTKDQSYFLFGIPREALNRIIFPLGGLEKDEVRAEAHRLDIETADKPESHDICFVAGGDYKDFVAERLGKEKIQPGKIVLPSGEVLGEHDGIHNFTVGQRRGLGVSYNEPLFVHSIRPSDGTVVVGPKGSAFSTALVADRCNWLSFERPPRSFECTVKTRYHASPVPAMVTVGDDPTIATVEFLDPQGAVSPGQAAVFYRGDEVLGGGWIGETRG is encoded by the coding sequence ATGCTCGACGATGACACCGCGATAAGCGGCGCCGTCGAGGGCCGCGTGGTCGTGGCGATGAGCGGCGGCGTCGACAGCTCGGTGGCCGCCGCGCTGCTGGCCGAGGCGGGCTACGACGCGGTCGGCATCTCGATGCGCCTCTACGCGACGCCCCAGGAGAATTATACCAAGAGCTGCTGCTCGCCCGACGATCTTTTCGACGCGCGCACGGTGGCAAGTTCGCTGGGGATTCCGTTTTATGTGGCGAATTATCAGGACGCATTTAAAGAGCGGGTCATCGATTATTTTATCGACGAATACCGCTATGGCCGCACGCCCAACCCCTGCGTGGCCTGCAATAATCACCTGAAATTCGACATCCTGCTGAAGCGCTCGTTGGCGCTGGGCGCGACCTTTTTGGCGACCGGTCATTATGCCCGCATCGACCGAAGCGGCGAGCACCCGGTGATGCGCATGGGCGTCGATCGGACCAAAGACCAGTCCTATTTCCTCTTCGGCATCCCGCGCGAGGCCCTTAATCGGATCATCTTCCCGCTGGGCGGTCTGGAGAAAGACGAGGTGCGCGCCGAGGCGCATCGCCTCGATATCGAGACGGCCGACAAGCCCGAGAGCCACGATATTTGTTTCGTCGCCGGCGGCGATTATAAGGACTTCGTGGCCGAGCGCCTGGGCAAAGAGAAGATCCAGCCCGGCAAGATCGTCCTGCCCAGCGGCGAGGTGCTCGGCGAGCACGACGGCATCCACAACTTCACGGTCGGCCAGCGACGCGGGCTCGGCGTGAGCTATAATGAGCCGCTCTTTGTCCACTCGATCCGCCCCTCCGATGGCACGGTGGTCGTGGGGCCCAAGGGCAGCGCGTTCAGCACCGCCCTGGTCGCCGATCGCTGCAATTGGCTGAGCTTTGAGCGTCCGCCGCGCTCTTTTGAATGTACGGTGAAAACGCGCTATCACGCCTCGCCGGTGCCCGCGATGGTGACGGTCGGCGATGACCCGACGATCGCGACGGTCGAGTTTTTAGACCCGCAGGGCGCGGTGTCGCCGGGGCAGGCCGCGGTATTCTATCGCGGCGACGAAGTTCTGGGCGGTGGTTGGATTGGCGAAACGCGTGGGTAA
- a CDS encoding class I SAM-dependent methyltransferase codes for MRIMIVASLALALVACNGATAQLKDGMNKAGQEAATSAEASAKASADKSKADLEAGASAKVMEQALTVAAENPARSEQNIARNKYRHPVETLNFFGIKPDMTVVEIWPGGGWYTEVLAPVLVDGHLIAASFAPKTDQPDHYTNRIYNNFEERLKNDPLFSKNVHSGMLQPGVKVDIGAEGSADMVLTFRSLHGFITQGIMDEIFAESYKVLKPGGIFGVVEHRAKEAEGMDVMEIAKTGYVPTSYVIERAEAAGFELVEASEINANPKDTADHPEGVWTLPPSLKLGDTDREKYLEIGESDRMTLKFRKVVEEEAVEADEAAESDEAAN; via the coding sequence ATGCGTATTATGATTGTTGCATCGTTGGCTCTCGCTTTGGTCGCCTGTAACGGCGCGACCGCTCAACTCAAAGACGGTATGAATAAGGCTGGCCAAGAGGCCGCGACCTCGGCGGAAGCATCCGCGAAGGCGTCGGCTGACAAGTCGAAGGCAGACCTTGAAGCAGGCGCCAGCGCCAAAGTGATGGAGCAGGCGCTCACGGTCGCCGCTGAGAATCCGGCGCGCTCCGAGCAAAATATCGCGCGCAATAAATATCGTCATCCGGTCGAGACGCTGAACTTCTTCGGCATCAAGCCGGATATGACGGTCGTTGAGATCTGGCCCGGCGGCGGTTGGTACACCGAGGTCCTCGCGCCCGTGCTCGTCGACGGACACCTGATCGCGGCGAGCTTCGCGCCGAAGACCGACCAGCCCGACCATTATACGAACCGCATCTACAATAACTTCGAGGAGCGCCTTAAGAATGACCCGCTCTTCTCGAAGAACGTGCACTCCGGCATGCTTCAGCCGGGCGTAAAGGTCGACATCGGCGCCGAAGGCAGCGCCGATATGGTGTTGACGTTCCGCAGCCTCCACGGGTTTATCACCCAGGGAATCATGGACGAGATTTTCGCCGAGTCCTATAAAGTCCTGAAGCCCGGCGGAATCTTTGGCGTCGTTGAGCATCGCGCCAAAGAGGCCGAAGGCATGGACGTGATGGAGATCGCCAAGACCGGTTATGTCCCGACCTCCTACGTCATCGAGCGCGCCGAGGCTGCTGGGTTTGAGCTGGTCGAGGCCTCGGAGATTAACGCCAACCCCAAAGACACCGCCGACCACCCCGAAGGCGTGTGGACGCTGCCGCCGTCGCTTAAGCTCGGCGACACCGATCGCGAGAAATACCTCGAGATCGGCGAGAGCGACCGGATGACCCTGAAGTTCCGTAAGGTCGTCGAGGAAGAAGCTGTTGAGGCGGATGAAGCCGCAGAGTCGGACGAAGCCGCGAACTAA
- a CDS encoding YicC/YloC family endoribonuclease yields MPIHSMTGYASLSTRAEGWVISVEARSVNHRGLDSRLVLPRACACLEPEILGMIRERMHRGRVEVRVEIIADESAGEGRAQRIDPARFESVCQELRQLGADNGLLGSSDGLELRDVLVFRQHFEIRDNGDTPTIDPQNPALRQAIDGAIAELVEARRVEGQGIARDLGEHLVVLAQNLEALETLLPAELGAFRERLSERLRDVMADFDAGEVDEERLAQEVVYYADKADICEELQRAQSHIGRIEALLAATSQSAETPQEPHGKTLDFYLQELIRETNTMGSKSNSARATDLVIAMKSTIERMREQAANIE; encoded by the coding sequence ATGCCCATTCATAGCATGACCGGCTACGCGAGCCTCTCCACCCGCGCCGAGGGCTGGGTGATCAGCGTCGAGGCGCGCAGCGTAAACCACCGGGGGCTCGACTCCCGGCTGGTGCTTCCGCGCGCCTGCGCCTGCCTTGAGCCCGAAATTCTGGGGATGATCCGTGAGCGCATGCACCGCGGCCGGGTCGAAGTTCGCGTGGAGATCATCGCCGATGAGTCCGCAGGTGAGGGGCGCGCGCAGCGCATCGACCCCGCGCGGTTCGAGAGTGTCTGCCAGGAGTTGCGTCAACTCGGCGCGGATAACGGACTTTTGGGCTCCAGCGATGGTCTCGAGCTTCGGGATGTGCTTGTTTTTCGTCAGCATTTTGAGATTCGCGACAACGGCGACACGCCGACGATTGACCCGCAGAATCCGGCGCTTCGCCAGGCGATTGACGGCGCCATCGCGGAGTTGGTCGAGGCCCGGCGGGTCGAAGGCCAGGGGATTGCCCGCGACCTGGGCGAACATCTCGTCGTGCTCGCGCAGAACCTTGAGGCGCTTGAGACGCTATTGCCGGCAGAGCTTGGCGCGTTTCGCGAGCGGCTAAGCGAGCGACTTCGCGATGTGATGGCCGACTTTGACGCCGGCGAGGTCGACGAAGAGCGACTCGCCCAGGAAGTTGTGTATTACGCCGATAAGGCGGATATCTGCGAAGAATTGCAGCGCGCGCAGAGCCATATTGGGCGGATTGAAGCGCTGCTGGCCGCGACTTCTCAATCCGCGGAAACCCCCCAGGAGCCGCACGGAAAGACCCTCGACTTCTACCTCCAAGAGCTGATTCGCGAGACCAATACGATGGGCTCCAAGTCGAACTCCGCGCGCGCCACCGACCTGGTGATCGCCATGAAGTCGACGATCGAGCGAATGCGCGAGCAGGCCGCAAATATCGAATAG
- a CDS encoding YczE/YyaS/YitT family protein, which translates to MSVVFLIMGLVIFGLGEALMVAAGVGASPWTVFAEGVTHVTGWSLGVATFVISVCVLLLWVPLKQMPGMGTILNAIIIAFVLEYTLPFLPTFESYYANAALALLGVLVTGFGGAIYLIANLGPGPRDGLMTGLQAVTRQPIALVRMFLEISVVVTGWALGGTLGLGTVFFALGIGPAMAMGMQMLRLRSAGQ; encoded by the coding sequence GTGTCCGTGGTATTTCTCATCATGGGCCTGGTGATCTTTGGCCTTGGGGAAGCATTGATGGTCGCCGCGGGTGTTGGCGCGAGCCCCTGGACGGTGTTCGCCGAGGGCGTGACCCACGTCACAGGGTGGAGCCTGGGAGTGGCGACCTTCGTCATTAGCGTGTGCGTCTTGCTCCTGTGGGTGCCGCTCAAGCAAATGCCCGGGATGGGGACGATCCTTAACGCGATTATTATCGCGTTTGTGCTCGAATACACGCTGCCCTTTTTGCCAACATTCGAGTCCTATTACGCCAACGCCGCGCTGGCGCTGCTCGGTGTTCTGGTGACCGGCTTCGGCGGGGCGATCTATTTGATCGCGAATTTAGGCCCCGGACCCAGAGACGGTCTTATGACCGGGCTTCAGGCCGTCACGCGCCAACCCATCGCGCTGGTGCGCATGTTTCTTGAGATAAGCGTCGTCGTGACCGGCTGGGCGTTGGGCGGCACGCTGGGTTTAGGCACGGTCTTCTTTGCCCTGGGGATTGGGCCCGCGATGGCGATGGGGATGCAGATGCTGCGACTTCGTAGCGCCGGGCAATAA
- the tatA gene encoding twin-arginine translocase TatA/TatE family subunit has translation MIGTPELVIILVIVLMLFGVGKLPQVAKMLGSGVKSFKDGINGKEEDEEPSVKKSEPELLEGDRVIDTKADERTKTSKMA, from the coding sequence ATGATCGGTACCCCTGAACTAGTTATTATTCTTGTCATTGTTTTGATGCTCTTTGGGGTTGGCAAACTCCCGCAGGTCGCCAAGATGCTTGGCTCGGGCGTCAAGAGCTTCAAAGACGGCATTAACGGCAAAGAAGAAGACGAAGAGCCGAGCGTCAAAAAATCCGAGCCTGAGTTGCTCGAGGGCGATCGTGTCATCGACACGAAGGCCGACGAGCGCACCAAGACGTCGAAAATGGCGTAA